Proteins from a genomic interval of Pseudodesulfovibrio nedwellii:
- a CDS encoding YaaA family protein, translating into MKIIILIPPSEGKADGGNDKSLKSVSGVVADLIEAIKEADPNKLYGLKEKALEKAITVNKEVLSSKTMPAIERYTGVVYDAIDYQTLKNKSDFDKKVFIVSGLFGLVRPTDLIPNYRLKIDKLKAAKVWLNSNSEQLKDKFVIDLLPQAHKKAVKYENGIEVGFVLKKAGKKMPAGHQGKHIKGRFIRWFVENNITDLKYFKDFKEEGYKWTGEVFLKEV; encoded by the coding sequence GTCTGTATCAGGTGTTGTTGCTGACTTAATTGAAGCGATTAAAGAAGCTGATCCTAATAAGTTATATGGGCTTAAGGAAAAGGCTCTCGAGAAAGCAATTACTGTAAATAAGGAAGTCTTAAGCTCAAAAACAATGCCAGCAATTGAACGGTATACAGGGGTTGTTTACGACGCAATTGATTATCAAACTTTGAAAAATAAATCTGACTTTGATAAAAAAGTGTTCATTGTATCAGGGTTATTTGGTCTTGTTCGTCCTACTGATTTGATTCCCAATTATCGTTTGAAGATTGATAAATTAAAGGCCGCCAAGGTATGGTTGAATTCCAATTCAGAGCAATTAAAAGATAAATTTGTTATTGATTTATTACCGCAAGCACACAAGAAAGCCGTGAAATATGAAAATGGAATCGAGGTTGGATTTGTCCTAAAAAAAGCAGGGAAAAAGATGCCGGCAGGTCACCAAGGAAAGCATATTAAAGGTCGATTTATCAGGTGGTTTGTTGAGAACAATATCACTGACTTAAAGTATTTTAAAGATTTTAAGGAAGAAGGCTATAAGTGGACTGGTGAAGTTTTTTTAAAGGAAGTTTAA